From one Erinaceus europaeus chromosome 4, mEriEur2.1, whole genome shotgun sequence genomic stretch:
- the FAM83F gene encoding protein FAM83F → MAESQLSCLDEAHVNERVTEAQAAFYYCERRRAALEALLGGGEQAYRERVKQERLRDFLPGPERQALRAAWIPYEDAAPAAARGKSKAKAKAPAAAEPGESLAYWPDRSDTEVPPLDLGWTDTGYYRGVSRVTLLTHPPKEERAPHLKQVVRQMIQQAQKVIAVVMDLFTDGEIFQDIVEAAFRRRVPVYIILDEGGVTCFLEMCQSLELTDFRIRNIRVRSVTGVGFYMPMGKVKGTLSSKFLMVDGEKVATGSYRFTWSSSHVDRNLLLLLTGQNVEPFDVEFRELYAISEEVNLCQKLGLGGAGNYSSTVARKLINPKYALVTASRRPPGEMMRWAAQQQREAHRNLEGQEEGSGGSESAQRLENFLNDLVTLEQALPPVDPIPSGELRHRHGDPKSKPPETLSRNSKGEAANGEVILAKEGKRFSRLFNRGSKRAATSNGVTSSLSNETFADGQFVAGKRPNEGSSADVSGKTSSSPAKTSNCMIS, encoded by the exons ATGGCGGAGTCCCAGCTGAGCTGCCTGGACGAGGCGCACGTGAACGAGAGGGTGACCGAGGCGCAGGCCGCCTTCTACTACTGCGAGCGGCGGCGGGCCGCGCTGGAGGCGCTGCTGGGCGGCGGCGAGCAGGCCTACCGCGAGCGGGTCAAGCAGGAGCGGCTGCGGGACTTCCTCCCCGGCCCCGAGCGCCAGGCCCTCCGTGCCGCCTGGATCCCCTACGAGGACGCCgcgcccgccgccgcccgcgGCAAGAGCAAGGCCAAGGCCAAGGCCCCGGCGGCCGCCGAGCCCGGCGAGTCCCTGGCCTACTGGCCCGACCGCTCCGACACCGAGGTGCCCCCGCTCGACCTGGGCTGGACGGACACCGGCTACTACCGCGGCGTGAGCCGGGTCACCCTCCTAACCCACCCGCCCAAGGAGGAGAGGGCGCCCCACCTCAAGCAGGTGGTCAGGCAGATGATCCAACAGGCCCAGAAG GTCATTGCTGTAGTCATGGACCTCTTCACCGATGGTGAAATCTTCCAAGACATTGTGGAAGCTGCCTTTAGGCGCAGGGTCCCAGTGTACATCATCTTGGATGAGGGAGGTGTGACGTGTTTCCTGGAAATGTGTCAGAGCCTGGAGCTCACTGACTTTCGTATCCGG AACATCCGTGTCCGCTCTGTGACAGGCGTTGGCTTCTACATGCCCATGGGAAAGGTCAAGGGGACCTTGTCATCAAAGTTCCTAATGGTAGATGGTGAAAAAGTAGCCACTGGGTCTTACAG GTTCACCTGGAGTTCCTCCCATGTGGACAggaaccttctcctcctcctgacaGGGCAGAATGTGGAGCCATTCGACGTGGAGTTCCGGGAGCTGTACGCCATTTCTGAGGAGGTGAACCTGTGCCAGAAGCTAGGCCTGGGAGGTGCAGGCAACTACTCCTCCACCGTCGCTCGCAAGCTTATCAACCCCAAATATGCCTTGGTGACAGCCAGCCGCCGGCCGCCTGGGGAAATGATGCGCTGGGCCGCCCAGCAGCAGCGAGAGGCCCACAGGAACCTGGAGGGGCAGGAGGAAGGGAGCGGAGGCAGCGAGTCAGCCCAGCGTCTAGAGAACTTCCTGAATGACCTGGTCACGCTGGAGCAGGCACTGCCCCCCGTGGACCCCATTCCTTCTGGAGAACTGAGACACCGGCATGGGGACCCCAAGTCCAAACCCCCAGAGACCCTCTCCCGGAACAGTAAGGGAGAAGCTGCCAATGGAGAGGTCATCTTGGCCAAGGAGGGCAAGCGCTTCAGCCGGCTGTTTAACCGGGGGTCCAAGAGGGCTGCAACGTCCAATGGTGTGACCAGCTCCCTCTCCAATGAGACTTTTGCTGATGGGCAGTTTGTGGCAGGGAAGAGGCCCAACGAGGGATCCAGTGCTGATGTTTCAG GTAAAACCAGCTCCAGTCCTGCCAAGACCAGCAACTGCATGATATCCTGA